The nucleotide window TCAGATCGCGGTCAATGCGCCCGAGAAGCGGCCAGTCGGACAGGTAGTAGGCCGCGAAGAGCTGTAGCAGGATCGCCACGAGGAAAGCGGGCATCGTGACCCCGACCATCGACAAAAGCCGCAAGACCGTATCGACCCATCCGTTCCTGTGCCGGGCGGCCATCACGCCCAGGGGCAGACCGACCACGACCATGAGAAGCAGGGTGACAAGGACGAGTTCCAAAGTGGCCGGCAGAACCCGCATGATCTCGTCCGTCACGGGGCGGCCGGAAATCAGGGACGTGCCGAAATCGCCATGCACCGCACCGGACAGGAAACGGATGTATTGGGTCGGCAACGGGTCTTCGAGGCCCATCTCTTCGCGCAGATCCTGAACCTGCTCTTCGCTTGCAGCGGGCCCCATCGCCATGCGGGCCGGGTCACCGGGCACAACGCGGGCCAGAAGAAAGATCATCAGCGACAGCACCAGAAGCACTGCGGCGAAGCCGACGATCCTTCGCAAAAGGAATTCAAGAAAGGTCGAATGCATGAGGTGCAACGCTCCGTTTGGGGCCGATGACCAGAGCTTCGCGAACCGCCGGATATAAATCCAGAAAGGAGTGGGATAGGTTTTTTAGATATTAGGATAGGTTTTTTAGATGCAGATGTTGGACGCACCCATTCTCGCCCGGTTGTTTGCCGGGAAAAGAAAGGCCGTGTCTTCAGAGAGGCTAACGGGGGACCGTCAGGTCTCGACGATTCCCGCGTGCCGCGCCGCCATGGCCGCGCTGCGCCGATCCGAGACGTCGAGCTTTCGGAAAAGGTTTTTCAGGTGAAACTTGACGGTCGGAAGGCTGACGCTCATCTGGTGCGCGATTTCCTTGTTCGAACACCCTTCGACCAGCAACAGCAGCGCCCGCAATTCCTGCCGCGACAGGCCTCCTGTGGGCGCCTGGCCGACAACACCGGTGCGCAGCTGGCGCGGCGGCTTCACATGGCGCATGGGGCCACCCGCCATCCGGGGATCGTCGAGAAGCCCGATCACCAGCGGGCGCTCCTCCAATATCGGCGCGAGGCACTGTCGCGCCGTGCAATGTTCAAGCGCATCCGCCAGAAGGTGGCGCGCATCCCCGACCTGCCCGCGCCTGCGCGCCGAGACGGCCTGCCAGATCTTCACGATCTGGCTTTGCCGCCATGTCAGGTTCGGGTTGGCCGCCAGAAAGGACAAACGGTCCGCGAGGATCTGATCCCGCGGCCTTTCGAAAAGGTGCTGCCGCAACCAGATGAGGGCCTGCATGATATCTTCGGCGTCGCGCAGATCAACGAGGTTCTCTCCCGCGCTGTCGATCCAGACCCGCCCGATCCGCGTGGCCATCGACTCGAGCTTGGTCCGCGCTTCATGCCAGCGCCGCACGGTTTGCAGCAGCATGATTTCGCGCCGCTCGACGGCGAGCCGAAAGCGGCGCGTCCGCCACATCTGCACACGCCACCCTTCGAGATAGGACATTGCCGCTTCAACACCCCGCATCTGCAACAGAGCCTCTGCCCCGAACGCCAACGCCTGCTCGGCTATGGTTGGCCAGAGTTCGCCATACACGAAGCCCTCGAAGGCGGTTTCGGCGAAATCCGCCATGGCCTTGGGCTCACCCCGCTCGTAGGCCACCTGTGCCCGCAGCAATTCGAGGAACCGATCATCCTGCGGCGTATCGAATGGTGTCGCCGCCAATTCCTCGGCCGCTCGGTCGAGGTAAGGTTCGGCCTTGGCGACCGCCCCCTGCATGAGATGCATCAGGGACAAGTGGACATGGATGTAAAACGCGAGGTAGGGCGCCTCTGCCTCACGATAGTGCAGCAAGGCACGGGTCGCCGTCGCCTCGGCCTCGCCGGTCATGCCCATTTCGATCTGGTGATCGAGCGCGATGTTGTAGACCGACCCTCGCAAAATGCTGTTTTCGGGCGGAATTTCAGCCAGCAGCGCCCCGTATTCCGACTGAGACCCCGTCCAGACCGCCGCGCTGTCGTTATAGACCTGCAAAAGCAATCGCGCGATCCGAAGTTCGACATTCCGCGCAATCGCGGGATCACTCATGGCCGCATCGAGCAAGCGTTTCGCATGTCCGACCTGTCCGGCCTTCATGACCGTCATCGCTTTCAGCGCCAGCACCGATGGGTCATTGTCTTCGCCAAACGCGTCGAGAACCGCGCGCGCCGCATGGGGGCCGTATCGGTGACCGAACATCACCCCTCCGCCCTTCTGCAACAATGACACGGCTGATTTGCGCCGCCCCGCCGCCAACAGGCCACGAATGGCCGCGTCCGGCTCGCCTCCGCGATACAGAATGCGCGCGGTTGCCGGGATCTGCGGTTCGTCCTGCATGGCCCGGCGCAGCAGGTCCGACAAGGGTGTGTCCGGCAGGTGCCAGACCCCGTGCGGGGACCGCACGACGACAGGGTGCAACCATGTGAATCCCGCCCGTTGCGTTTCTGACAGCCGGTTGTCGACAACCCCATGATGCGCGCTGCAGACCGATTGAAGCAATGCCGACAGGTCGGACGTCAGACTGGGCAATACCGTGGATTTCAGAAAAGCCAGCACCGTCGCGTCATCTTCGGGTGCGCGCCGGTAATGTCCGTAAAGCGCCGGCCACCCGGACGACCGCCGCCATGCCTCCGAACCATCGTCGGGCAGAAACAAGTCCGTGTTCCCGACTGACTTGACCTCACCATAGAGTGCCAGGCGCGAGAAGTCGCGGATCTGCTCCGGCCTTGCGGCGACAATGCAGGGCGGCGCATCGCCGCCAGGCAGCGCGATGGACGAAGTCTCTGGCAGATCGACAAGAACCAGACTGTCTTTCGGGGAAAGATCGTCCGGCATCCCGTGATGAACGGCAACCCCGCGCCGAGCCGCCAGCCGGGACAGCAGGGTCGTTTTCCCGGCCCCCGGCAGCGCGTGCAACAGAATCACCCTCAGTCCGGCGCCAAGGCGCGAAATCAGACGATCGGCCGCGTCAACGAGCTCTTCGCGATCCTGTCCTTCTTCCACCAATTGGATATCCACCACACCAAGGTCAAAGAAGAGAGTCTGCCATGACGCGAGCCGATCCGAAAGGTCGGTTCAATCCCCACGAAGGCGGTCCGCGAATATACCTTTGACCTGAGAGGCTCCATTAGACCACTCGGCTGAATGGCAGGCTCCGCCTTTTCCCAGATAGACTTATCCCAAAGCGTCTGCGGCGGGTACGCCCCTGCATCACTGGCCGAAAACTGCGGAAGAAACCGATAAAGTACGACAAGCGTCGCTACAAACGGCGCTACCGGATTGAGATCCTATTCGGCAGGCTCAAGGATTGGCGGCGTGTGCCAACACGCTACGACAGGTGCCCGAAGGTCTTCCTGTCAGCCATCCCACTCGCAGCACTCGTCATCTATTGGCTATGAGATGCTATATCGGGGCCTGCGTCACGCACGACCGTTGCCACTTGTCAGATCAGCACCGCGCTGTCGCCATTATCGTATTGACCCTACATGGAGGATGACGGGATGAAGTTGTTTGTTGGATTGGATGTATCGCTTGCGAAGACCTCAGTCTGCGTGATCAGCGAGTATGGCAAGATCCTCAAAGAGGCAGAGATAGAAAGCGCACCTGAGGTTCTGGCGCGCTGGCTGGATGATCTGGACGGCAGCATCGCGGCGATTGGCCTGGAGGCCGGGCCGCTGTCGCAATGGCTGTATCAAGGACTGATCGAAGCTGGTCTTGATGCGGTCCTTATGGAGACGCGTCAGGTGAAAGGCGCGCTGAAGGCGATGCCCATCAAGACGGATCGGCGGGATGCCGAGGGAATTGCGCGTCTGCTTCACCTTGGATGGTTCCGCCCAGTGCATTGCAAGTCATTCTCTGCGCAGGAGATGCGCGCTGTGCTCGGTGCTCGAAAAGCGATTCAGCAGAACATGATCGCTTTGGAAATGTCGCTCAGAGGACTGCTCAGGAGCTTTGGTCTGAAAGTTGGCGCGATCTCTCGCGGTAGGTTTGAAGCCCGGATCCGGGAACTGGCGGAAGACAACCTCATGTTGGAAACCGCGACAGCACCTATGCTGCGGGTCAGGGCATGCCTGCGACAGGAACTGGCCGGTCTCGAGAAGCGCGTGCGCCAATTTGCGGGGGGACGACCCCGTATGCAGCCGTCTAATGACGATGCCGGGGATCCGTGCGGTTGTAGCGCTGACTTTCCGCGCAGCAATCGACGATCCGGCCCGCTTTCGATCTGCAAAGAGCGTTGGTCCCTGGGTTGGGTTGACACCCTCACGCAAGAAGTCCGGTGAGCGAGATGTTTCCGGCGGCATCACCAAAGCAGGTGATGTAAAACTGAGGCGTGCGTTGTGCCAGGCCGCTACGGTCATGATGAACCGTGACCGTTCGACTTGGCTGAGAACATGGGGAGCCCAGTTTGCGCAACGCCGTGGTCGCAAATTCGCGATGGTCGCCCTAGCATGCTGCATCGCGGTCATCCTTCATTGGATTTGGGTCGATGGCACAACCCTCCAAGCGGAAGCCGCGCCGAACGTTGCCTAACCGGCTGCCAAGTCACCCGTTGCCTGTCTGATCGCAGGCTGTCGAGGTCCCGCAGGGACGTGGTTCCGATGATGCCGTGGTTTGGACTGTCGCTGACTCCCGTCAAGAACGCCTATGAGATCGGCACATCGGAATTACATCGAACCAGCATCATGTTGGCAGCCGCCGCGCTGACCACGAACCGAAGCATGTACCCCAAGGGCCTCAGCCGAAGGCAGCCGGAAAACAACGACGGGCGAAACCAATCCGAAGAAACCGCCTTGGCGGATCAATTTGACTGCGTAAAATCGCTTGATCGAGACGACCCCGTTGCCGAAGTCCAGATCCTAGGGTCAGGATGCATTGATTTCCGGAGCGCTGCGTGATTCACGGCCCGGAAAACGGAGCGGTGACATGAGCGACCTTTTCTGGCTGACTGACGAGCAGATGGCCAAGCTTTCCCCTTTCTTCCCCAAGTCCCACGGCAAGCCTCGGGTCGACGACAAACGGGTGCTGAGTGGAATTATATTCATCAATCGCAATGGGTTGCGCTGGCGAGACGCTCCGGAAGCCTACGGTCCGCACAAGACGCTGTACAGCCGGTGGAGGCGTTGGAGCGAGAAAGGCATCTTCGCCCAAATGATGGTC belongs to Marivivens aquimaris and includes:
- a CDS encoding ABC transporter permease, whose translation is MHSTFLEFLLRRIVGFAAVLLVLSLMIFLLARVVPGDPARMAMGPAASEEQVQDLREEMGLEDPLPTQYIRFLSGAVHGDFGTSLISGRPVTDEIMRVLPATLELVLVTLLLMVVVGLPLGVMAARHRNGWVDTVLRLLSMVGVTMPAFLVAILLQLFAAYYLSDWPLLGRIDRDLTVPDGPTGLLIIDGLLSGQFAVVLSALQHLAFPALALALSGIGQIMRITRSAMIENLRRDHVQTLRSFGVPDRVVTFRYLLKLSSIAPLTILGLEFASLIGNAFVVEMVFVWGGFASHGLESIMQNDLNAVMAVVMVSGMFFVLANLVIDIAIGALDPRLRLKEGR
- a CDS encoding helix-turn-helix transcriptional regulator, whose amino-acid sequence is MVDIQLVEEGQDREELVDAADRLISRLGAGLRVILLHALPGAGKTTLLSRLAARRGVAVHHGMPDDLSPKDSLVLVDLPETSSIALPGGDAPPCIVAARPEQIRDFSRLALYGEVKSVGNTDLFLPDDGSEAWRRSSGWPALYGHYRRAPEDDATVLAFLKSTVLPSLTSDLSALLQSVCSAHHGVVDNRLSETQRAGFTWLHPVVVRSPHGVWHLPDTPLSDLLRRAMQDEPQIPATARILYRGGEPDAAIRGLLAAGRRKSAVSLLQKGGGVMFGHRYGPHAARAVLDAFGEDNDPSVLALKAMTVMKAGQVGHAKRLLDAAMSDPAIARNVELRIARLLLQVYNDSAAVWTGSQSEYGALLAEIPPENSILRGSVYNIALDHQIEMGMTGEAEATATRALLHYREAEAPYLAFYIHVHLSLMHLMQGAVAKAEPYLDRAAEELAATPFDTPQDDRFLELLRAQVAYERGEPKAMADFAETAFEGFVYGELWPTIAEQALAFGAEALLQMRGVEAAMSYLEGWRVQMWRTRRFRLAVERREIMLLQTVRRWHEARTKLESMATRIGRVWIDSAGENLVDLRDAEDIMQALIWLRQHLFERPRDQILADRLSFLAANPNLTWRQSQIVKIWQAVSARRRGQVGDARHLLADALEHCTARQCLAPILEERPLVIGLLDDPRMAGGPMRHVKPPRQLRTGVVGQAPTGGLSRQELRALLLLVEGCSNKEIAHQMSVSLPTVKFHLKNLFRKLDVSDRRSAAMAARHAGIVET